One part of the Vicia villosa cultivar HV-30 ecotype Madison, WI linkage group LG6, Vvil1.0, whole genome shotgun sequence genome encodes these proteins:
- the LOC131612014 gene encoding uncharacterized protein LOC131612014 — MGGRIGLLFVVIFGVVALACDARGLGSPYQLGILAANSASSELVKIPDVCALCEEYTTKALDYISENKTQSEVIDILHNTCRQLHTFERKCVSLVDYYLPLFFLEMTSVQPGDFCNKVNLCQNIANISLQFQENSCEFCEDTVSKLLDKIKDPDTELEIIETLLKVCSSLDKYASKCKRIVLEYGPLVFENAEKFLEKTDICTALHACKDSKALGRGILSHLLSIYYGSNIFMRMVHLLKIALF, encoded by the exons ATGGGAGGGAGAATTGGACTGTTGTTTGTTGTGATATTTGGTGTTGTTGCATTGGCTTGTGATGCAAGAGGTCTTGGAAGCCCTTATCAATTGGGCATTCTTGCTGCAAATTCTGCATCTTCTG AGTTAGTGAAGATACCGGATGTGTGTGCGCTTTGTGAGGAATATACTACCAAGGCACTTGATTATATAAGTGAAAACAAGACTCAGAGCGAGGTCATTGATATTCTTCACAATACTTGTCGTCAGCTTCACACTTTTGAGAGGAAG TGTGTCAGTTTGGTGGACTATTATTTGCCACTTTTCTTCTTAGAAATGACCTCCGTTCAGCCTGGAGATTTCTGCAATAAGGTCAACCTTTGCCAGAACATTGCTAATATTTCCTTACAATTTCAAGAAAACAGCTGCGAGTTTTGCGAAGATACTGTTTCAAAACTATTGGATAAGATAAAGGATCCTGACACAGAG CTAGAAATAATCGAGACACTATTGAAGGTGTGCAGTTCATTGGACAAGTATGCGAGCAAG tGCAAGAGGATTGTTCTAGAATACGGTCCCTTGGTATTTGAAAATGCGGAGAAGTTTCTGGAGAAGACAGATATATGCACTGCATTACATGCTTGCAAAGATTCAAAAGCACTTGGCAGAGGAATTCTTTCTCACCTCTTGAGTATTTATTATGGCAGCAATATTTTTATGAGAATGGTgcatttgttgaagattgctctattttga